From Chryseobacterium sp. H1D6B, a single genomic window includes:
- the hisF gene encoding imidazole glycerol phosphate synthase subunit HisF has translation MLKKRIIPCLDIKDATTVKGIQFEGLRNAGDPIELARKYEKDGADELVFLDITATIEKRKTFVELVKDIGKELSIPFTVGGGISSVEDVRKLLEAGADKISINSSAVKKPQLINELAKEFGSQCITVAVDTKFFNGSDWVHIKGGREITALKTLDWAKKAENLGAGEILLTSMDGDGTKNGFDIRITKLVSESINIPVIASGGAGKVIDFEEVFNETLATGALAASIFHFGEVGIKELKEELRSKKIQIRW, from the coding sequence ATGCTTAAAAAAAGAATTATTCCCTGTCTGGATATTAAAGATGCAACAACGGTAAAAGGAATTCAATTTGAAGGACTCAGAAATGCCGGAGACCCGATAGAATTAGCAAGGAAATATGAAAAAGACGGTGCTGATGAGCTGGTGTTTTTAGATATTACAGCGACAATAGAGAAGAGAAAAACATTCGTTGAGCTTGTCAAAGATATCGGGAAAGAATTAAGCATTCCTTTTACTGTAGGAGGCGGTATTTCGTCCGTTGAAGATGTAAGAAAACTCTTAGAAGCCGGGGCCGATAAGATAAGTATTAATTCCTCTGCAGTGAAAAAGCCACAGTTAATTAATGAATTAGCTAAAGAGTTTGGAAGCCAGTGTATTACTGTTGCCGTAGATACTAAATTTTTCAATGGATCAGACTGGGTGCATATTAAAGGAGGTAGAGAAATCACTGCTTTAAAAACCTTAGACTGGGCAAAAAAAGCCGAAAATTTAGGAGCTGGAGAGATCTTATTAACCTCAATGGACGGCGACGGAACGAAAAACGGTTTTGATATAAGAATAACAAAACTGGTTTCAGAAAGTATAAATATTCCTGTAATCGCTTCTGGGGGAGCAGGAAAGGTAATAGATTTCGAAGAAGTATTCAATGAAACTCTTGCAACAGGAGCTTTAGCTGCCAGTATTTTTCATTTTGGAGAAGTCGGTATTAAAGAACTAAAAGAAGAATTAAGATCAAAAAAAATCCAAATAAGATGGTAG